The following are encoded in a window of Bacillus sp. SORGH_AS_0510 genomic DNA:
- the rpoC gene encoding DNA-directed RNA polymerase subunit beta', which translates to MLDVNNFEYMKIGLASPDKIRSWSFGEVKKPETINYRTLKPEKDGLFCERIFGPTKDWECHCGKYKRVRYKGVVCDRCGVEVTRAKVRRERMGHIELAAPVSHIWYFKGIPSRMGLVLDMSPRALEEVIYFASYVVTESGDTALDKKQLLSEKEYRAYREKYGNKFQASMGAEAIKKLLSDIDLNKEVDILKEELKTAQGQRRTRAIKRLEVLEAFRGSGNEPDWMILDVLPVIPPELRPMVQLDGGRFATSDLNDLYRRVINRNNRLKRLLDLGAPSIIVQNEKRMLQEAVDALIDNGRRGRPVTGPGNRPLKSLSHMLKGKQGRFRQNLLGKRVDYSGRSVIVVGPNLKMYQCGLPKEMALELFKPFVMKELVEKGLAHNIKSAKRKIERVSPDVWDVLEDVIREHPVLLNRAPTLHRLGIQAFEPTLVEGRAIRLHPLVCTAYNADFDGDQMAVHVPLSSEAQAEARLLMLAAQNILNPKDGKPVVTPSQDMVLGNYYLTLEREGAVGEGMIFKDTNEAILAYQNGFVHFHTRVAVHAGSLGNETFTEEQNNKLLITTVGKLIFNEILPKSFPYINEPTRHNLEVETPAKYFVEKGEDVQAKIKEMPLVDPFKKKILGNIIAEVFKRFKITETSKMLDRMKDLGFKHSTKAGITVGVADIVVLGEKQQILQEAQGKVDNVTKQFRRGLITEDERYDRVIAIWSQAKDVIQGKLMKSLNKTNPIFMMSDSGARGNASNFTQLAGMRGLMANPAGRIIELPIKSSFREGLTVLEYFISTHGARKGLADTALKTADSGYLTRRLVDVAQDVIVREDDCGTDRGFTISALKDGTEIIEGLDERLIGRYARNAIKHPETKEVLVPENGLITEDLAEIIVGAGIDTVKIRSAFTCNTRHGVCKKCYGRNLATGQEVEVGEAVGIIAAQSIGEPGTQLTMRTFHTGGVAGDDITQGLPRIQEIFEARNPKGQAVISEIDGVVVGINEGRDRQHEIVVQGEVESRTYNAPYTARLKVAINDQVARGQELTEGSIDPKELIKVKDVTSVQEYLLREVQKVYRMQGVEIGDKHVEVMVRQMLRKIRVSDAGETDVLPGTLLDIHQFTDANEKALLEGKMPATGRPVLLGITKASLETDSFLSAASFQETTRVLTDAAIKGKRDELLGLKENVIIGKLVPAGTGMQRYRKAEPVLRDTTSEETVAID; encoded by the coding sequence TTGCTTGACGTTAATAATTTTGAGTATATGAAAATTGGTCTTGCTTCACCGGATAAAATCCGTTCATGGTCATTCGGAGAAGTCAAAAAGCCAGAAACCATTAACTATCGTACGTTGAAGCCAGAAAAGGACGGTTTATTCTGTGAGCGCATTTTCGGTCCAACAAAGGATTGGGAATGTCACTGTGGTAAATATAAGCGTGTCCGTTACAAAGGTGTCGTTTGTGACCGTTGTGGAGTTGAAGTAACTCGTGCAAAGGTTCGCCGTGAGCGTATGGGTCACATCGAACTTGCAGCACCAGTATCACATATTTGGTATTTCAAAGGAATCCCAAGCCGAATGGGACTTGTTCTTGATATGTCCCCTCGTGCATTAGAGGAAGTTATTTATTTTGCTTCTTATGTTGTAACTGAATCAGGAGATACAGCTCTTGATAAAAAGCAACTTTTATCAGAGAAAGAATATCGTGCCTATCGTGAAAAGTACGGAAACAAATTCCAAGCTTCCATGGGTGCAGAGGCGATTAAAAAGCTTCTTTCGGATATCGACTTAAATAAAGAAGTAGACATTTTAAAGGAAGAACTTAAAACAGCACAAGGTCAACGCCGTACACGTGCAATTAAACGCCTTGAAGTTTTAGAAGCATTCCGTGGTTCTGGTAATGAGCCTGATTGGATGATTCTTGACGTACTGCCTGTTATTCCTCCTGAACTTCGTCCAATGGTTCAATTGGATGGTGGTAGATTTGCTACTTCTGACTTAAACGATTTGTATCGTCGAGTAATTAACCGTAACAACCGATTAAAGCGTTTATTAGACCTTGGTGCACCTAGCATTATCGTTCAAAACGAAAAGCGTATGCTCCAAGAAGCAGTAGATGCATTGATTGATAACGGTCGTCGTGGCCGTCCTGTTACAGGTCCTGGTAACCGTCCATTAAAATCTCTTTCACATATGTTAAAGGGTAAACAAGGACGTTTCCGTCAAAACTTACTTGGTAAACGTGTTGACTATTCTGGTCGTTCGGTTATCGTAGTAGGTCCAAACTTAAAAATGTACCAATGCGGTCTTCCTAAAGAAATGGCTCTTGAACTTTTCAAACCATTTGTTATGAAGGAGCTTGTTGAAAAAGGCTTAGCGCATAATATTAAATCAGCTAAGCGTAAAATTGAACGAGTATCGCCCGATGTGTGGGATGTCCTTGAAGATGTCATTAGAGAGCATCCAGTTCTCTTAAACCGTGCCCCTACTTTGCATAGATTAGGGATCCAGGCATTTGAACCAACACTTGTTGAAGGAAGAGCAATTCGTCTACACCCTCTTGTATGTACAGCGTACAATGCGGACTTCGATGGTGACCAAATGGCTGTTCACGTACCACTATCATCTGAAGCGCAAGCAGAAGCAAGACTTCTAATGCTTGCTGCACAAAACATCCTAAACCCTAAGGATGGTAAACCGGTTGTTACTCCTTCACAGGATATGGTATTAGGTAATTATTACTTAACACTAGAGCGTGAAGGCGCAGTCGGCGAGGGTATGATTTTCAAAGATACAAATGAAGCTATTCTTGCGTATCAAAACGGTTTCGTACATTTCCATACACGTGTAGCTGTACATGCTGGATCGTTAGGAAATGAGACATTCACTGAAGAACAAAATAATAAGCTATTAATCACTACAGTTGGTAAGCTTATTTTTAACGAGATTCTTCCAAAGTCATTCCCATATATCAATGAGCCTACTCGACATAATCTTGAAGTGGAAACACCTGCGAAATATTTCGTGGAAAAAGGTGAGGACGTTCAAGCTAAGATTAAAGAGATGCCATTGGTAGATCCATTTAAAAAGAAAATCCTTGGTAATATTATTGCTGAAGTATTTAAGCGATTCAAAATCACTGAAACGTCCAAAATGCTTGACCGCATGAAAGACCTTGGATTTAAACATTCAACAAAAGCGGGTATTACTGTTGGTGTTGCTGATATCGTCGTACTTGGTGAGAAACAGCAAATCCTACAAGAAGCTCAAGGTAAAGTAGATAACGTGACGAAGCAATTCAGACGCGGTCTTATCACTGAAGATGAGCGTTATGATCGTGTTATTGCGATTTGGTCTCAAGCAAAGGATGTTATTCAAGGAAAACTGATGAAATCCTTAAATAAGACAAACCCAATCTTCATGATGAGTGACTCTGGTGCCCGTGGTAACGCATCTAACTTTACACAGCTTGCTGGTATGCGTGGTCTGATGGCCAACCCGGCTGGTCGTATCATTGAGTTACCAATCAAATCAAGTTTCCGTGAAGGCTTAACAGTATTAGAGTACTTTATCTCTACACACGGTGCGCGTAAAGGTCTTGCCGATACAGCACTTAAAACAGCTGACTCTGGTTACTTAACACGTCGTCTTGTTGACGTTGCTCAAGATGTTATTGTTCGTGAAGATGATTGTGGAACTGACCGTGGCTTTACAATCAGCGCATTAAAGGATGGTACAGAAATCATCGAAGGTCTGGATGAACGTTTAATTGGACGTTATGCACGTAATGCTATTAAACACCCAGAAACAAAAGAAGTACTTGTTCCTGAAAATGGCTTGATTACTGAAGACCTAGCGGAAATCATCGTCGGAGCAGGAATTGATACAGTAAAAATTCGTTCAGCATTTACTTGTAATACACGCCATGGTGTATGTAAGAAGTGTTATGGCCGTAACTTAGCGACTGGTCAAGAGGTTGAAGTGGGTGAAGCAGTAGGTATTATTGCAGCCCAATCTATCGGTGAACCAGGAACACAGTTAACCATGCGTACTTTCCATACCGGTGGTGTTGCTGGAGACGATATTACCCAAGGTTTACCGCGTATTCAAGAGATCTTCGAAGCGCGTAACCCTAAAGGTCAAGCTGTTATCTCTGAAATCGATGGTGTGGTTGTTGGAATTAATGAAGGACGTGACCGTCAACATGAAATCGTCGTTCAAGGCGAAGTTGAATCACGTACTTACAATGCTCCATATACAGCACGCTTAAAAGTAGCGATCAACGACCAGGTTGCTCGTGGTCAAGAACTAACTGAAGGTTCTATTGATCCAAAAGAGTTAATCAAAGTGAAAGACGTGACGTCTGTTCAAGAATACCTATTGCGAGAAGTACAAAAAGTATACCGTATGCAAGGGGTAGAAATTGGCGATAAGCACGTTGAAGTTATGGTTCGTCAGATGCTACGTAAAATCCGTGTAAGTGATGCAGGTGAAACAGATGTACTTCCAGGTACACTTCTTGATATTCACCAATTTACTGATGCAAATGAAAAGGCGTTACTTGAAGGCAAGATGCCGGCAACAGGACGTCCAGTATTGCTTGGTATTACAAAAGCATCTCTTGAAACTGATTCATTCTTGTCTGCAGCATCCTTCCAAGAAACAACAAGAGTTCTTACAGATGCAGCGATCAAAGGCAAGCGCGATGAATTACTCGGCTTGAAGGAAAATGTTATCATCGGTAAGCTTGTTCCTGCTGGTACAGGTATGCAACGCTACCGTAAAGCGGAGCCAGTCCTTCGTGATACCACTTCTGAAGAGACCGTTGCAATTGATTAA
- the rpmG gene encoding 50S ribosomal protein L33 codes for MSKKVILACADCGSRNYSTVSKQEQTERLELKKFCKTCATHTIHRETK; via the coding sequence ATGAGTAAAAAAGTAATTCTTGCATGTGCTGATTGTGGCTCAAGGAATTATTCGACCGTCAGCAAGCAGGAACAAACAGAAAGATTAGAGTTGAAAAAGTTCTGTAAAACCTGCGCCACCCATACAATCCACCGGGAAACAAAATAA
- a CDS encoding class I SAM-dependent methyltransferase has product MSEHYYSRTQKVESDPKFWDFTLKNNLFRFKTDNGVFSKREVDFGSRLLIESFEIPQTEGNVLDVGCGYGPIGLSIAKQYPDRVVHMVDVNERAIQLAKENAILNKIENVEVYESDRLLSVKESQFAAILTNPPIRAGKKTVHEIFEQSYNHLVSNGELWVVIQKKQGAPSAIEKLKTLFSDVETIDKTKGYFIIKAIK; this is encoded by the coding sequence ATGTCTGAACACTACTATTCTCGTACCCAAAAGGTTGAAAGTGATCCGAAATTCTGGGATTTCACATTGAAAAACAATCTCTTCCGCTTCAAGACGGATAACGGTGTCTTTTCAAAAAGAGAAGTAGATTTTGGCTCACGTTTATTAATTGAGTCTTTTGAAATACCACAGACAGAAGGAAATGTTCTGGATGTTGGCTGTGGCTACGGTCCAATCGGCTTGTCTATCGCGAAACAGTATCCTGACCGGGTTGTTCATATGGTTGATGTGAACGAACGGGCGATTCAACTGGCGAAAGAAAATGCAATCTTAAATAAGATTGAAAATGTTGAAGTGTATGAAAGTGACAGATTGTTAAGTGTGAAAGAATCGCAATTTGCTGCCATACTAACCAACCCGCCAATTCGAGCAGGTAAAAAGACTGTGCATGAAATCTTTGAACAAAGCTACAATCATCTTGTTTCAAATGGAGAGCTGTGGGTAGTTATTCAAAAGAAGCAAGGTGCACCATCTGCCATTGAAAAATTAAAGACACTATTTTCCGACGTAGAGACTATTGACAAAACCAAAGGCTATTTTATTATAAAAGCAATAAAGTAG
- the rplJ gene encoding 50S ribosomal protein L10, producing the protein MSSAIEVKKQLVDEITDKFKASVSTVVVDYRGLTVAEVTELRKQLREAGVEFKVYKNSMVRRAADAAELSGLNEALTGPNAIAFSTEDVVAPAKILNDFAKKHEALELKAGVIEGNVASAEEIKALADLPSREGLLSMLLSVLQAPIRNLALATKAVADQKEEQGA; encoded by the coding sequence ATGAGCAGTGCAATCGAAGTAAAAAAGCAATTAGTTGACGAAATTACTGATAAGTTCAAAGCGAGTGTATCAACTGTAGTTGTTGATTACCGTGGTCTTACAGTTGCTGAAGTAACTGAACTACGTAAACAACTTCGCGAAGCTGGTGTTGAATTCAAAGTTTACAAGAATTCAATGGTACGCCGTGCTGCTGATGCTGCTGAGCTTTCTGGCTTAAATGAAGCATTAACAGGTCCTAACGCAATCGCGTTCAGTACTGAAGATGTTGTAGCACCAGCAAAAATCTTGAATGACTTTGCTAAAAAGCATGAAGCACTTGAGTTAAAAGCAGGTGTTATCGAAGGGAACGTCGCATCAGCTGAAGAAATTAAAGCTCTTGCTGACCTACCATCACGCGAAGGGTTGCTTTCTATGTTACTCAGCGTACTACAAGCACCAATTCGCAATCTTGCTCTTGCAACAAAAGCAGTTGCAGATCAAAAAGAAGAACAAGGCGCGTAA
- the rplA gene encoding 50S ribosomal protein L1 — protein sequence MAKKGKKYLEAAKLVDRLTAYPIAEAIDLAKKTNFTKFDATLEVAFRLGVDPKKADQQIRGAVVLPNGTGKTQRVLVFAKGEKVKEAEAAGADYVGDSEYINKIQQGWFEFDVIVATPDMMGEVGKLGRVLGPKGLMPNPKTGTVTFDVTRAINEIKAGKVEYRVDKSGNIHVPIGKASFENEKLVENFQTVFETMLKVKPAAAKGTYMKNVTVASTMGPGVKVDPSSVTVK from the coding sequence ATGGCTAAAAAAGGTAAAAAGTATTTAGAAGCTGCAAAGCTTGTAGATCGTTTAACAGCATACCCAATTGCAGAAGCAATTGACCTAGCAAAGAAAACTAACTTCACTAAGTTTGACGCTACTCTTGAAGTGGCTTTCCGCTTAGGTGTTGACCCTAAGAAAGCTGACCAACAAATCCGTGGTGCAGTTGTGCTTCCAAACGGAACTGGTAAAACTCAACGCGTATTAGTATTCGCGAAGGGTGAGAAAGTGAAAGAAGCAGAAGCAGCTGGCGCTGATTATGTAGGTGATTCTGAATACATCAACAAAATCCAACAAGGTTGGTTTGAATTTGATGTAATCGTAGCAACTCCTGACATGATGGGTGAAGTTGGTAAACTTGGACGTGTATTAGGACCTAAAGGCTTAATGCCAAACCCTAAAACAGGTACAGTTACATTTGATGTAACAAGAGCGATCAACGAAATCAAAGCAGGTAAAGTTGAATACCGTGTTGACAAGTCTGGTAACATTCATGTTCCAATCGGTAAAGCATCTTTCGAAAACGAAAAGCTTGTTGAAAACTTCCAAACAGTGTTTGAAACAATGCTAAAAGTTAAGCCTGCAGCTGCAAAAGGTACTTACATGAAGAACGTTACTGTTGCTTCAACTATGGGACCTGGCGTGAAGGTAGATCCTTCTTCAGTTACAGTTAAGTAA
- the nusG gene encoding transcription termination/antitermination protein NusG, with the protein MEKNWYVVHTYSGYENKVKANLEKRVESMGMADKIFRVVVPEEEETEIKNGKKKVVKRKVFPGYVLVEIVMTDDSWYVVRNTPGVTGFVGSAGSGSKPTPLLPEEVTVLLKRMGVEEKRVDVDYEIGETVRVKEGPFANFTGSVEEMDKDKAKLKVLVNMFGRDTPVELDFTQIEKL; encoded by the coding sequence ATGGAAAAGAATTGGTATGTAGTTCATACTTACTCTGGTTATGAAAACAAAGTAAAAGCCAACCTTGAAAAACGTGTTGAATCAATGGGTATGGCAGATAAAATCTTCCGCGTAGTCGTTCCAGAAGAAGAAGAAACAGAAATTAAAAACGGTAAGAAAAAAGTAGTAAAGCGTAAAGTGTTCCCAGGTTACGTATTAGTTGAGATTGTTATGACAGACGATTCCTGGTATGTTGTTCGTAATACACCTGGAGTAACTGGATTCGTCGGGTCGGCTGGATCAGGATCAAAACCAACTCCGTTATTACCAGAAGAAGTAACTGTATTATTGAAACGTATGGGTGTAGAAGAAAAACGCGTCGATGTTGACTATGAAATTGGTGAAACAGTCCGCGTTAAAGAAGGCCCATTTGCAAACTTCACTGGTTCTGTTGAAGAAATGGACAAAGATAAAGCAAAACTTAAAGTTCTTGTTAATATGTTTGGCCGTGATACCCCAGTGGAGCTTGATTTTACACAGATTGAAAAACTATAA
- the rpoB gene encoding DNA-directed RNA polymerase subunit beta, translating into MTGQLVQYGRHRQRRSYARISEVLELPNLIEIQTSSYQWFLDEGLREIFQDISPIEDFTGNLSLEFIDYSLGDPKYSVEESKERDVTYSAPLRVKVRLVNKETGEVKDQDVFMGDFPLMTETGTFVINGAERVIVSQLVRSPSVYFSGKLDKNGKKGFTATVIPNRGAWLEYETDAKDVVYVRIDRTRKLPVTVLLRALGFGSDQEIIELIGDNEYIRNTLEKDNTEGVDKALLEIYERLRPGEPPTVENAKSLLVSRFFDPKRYDLANVGRYKINKKLHIKNRLFNQRLAESLADPETGEIIAEKGTVLDRRNLDRIIPALEKNVNFKGFNPAGGVVEDEIILQGIKIYAPGDENEKVINVLGNAYVAEPIKNITPADIIASISYFFNLLHGVGDTDDIDHLGNRRLRSVGELLQNQFRIGLSRMERVVRERMSIQDTATITPQQLINIRPVIASIKEFFGSSQLSQFMDQTNPLAELTHKRRLSALGPGGLTRERAGFEVRDVHYSHYGRMCPIETPEGPNIGLINSLSSYAKVNRFGFIETPYRRVDPDTGKVTSRIDYLTADEEDNYVVAQANSRLGDDGSFIDADIVARFRGENTVVNRDRIDYMDVSPKQVVSAATACIPFLENDDSNRALMGANMQRQAVPLMQPEAPRVGTGMEYVSGKDSGAAVICKTDGIVEHVEAREVWVREMKEVDGQEVKGDLKKYRLLKFIRSNQGTCYNQRPIVAVGDRVKKGEILADGPSMELGELALGRNVLVAFMTWDGYNYEDAIIMSERLVKDDVYTSIHIEEYESESRDTKLGPEEITRDIPNVGEDALRNLDERGIIRTGAEVKDGDLLVGKVTPKGVTELTAEERLLHAIFGEKAREVRDTSLRVPHGGGGIVHDVKVFNREDGDELPPGVNQLVRVYIVQKRKIHEGDKMAGRHGNKGVISRILPEEDMPYLPDGTPVDIMLNPLGVPSRMNIGQVLELHLGMAARALNIHVATPVFDGAREEDVWGTIEEAGMARDAKTVLYDGRSGEPFDNRVSVGVMYMIKLAHMVDDKLHARSTGPYSLVTQQPLGGKAQFGGQRFGEMEVWALEAYGAAYTLQEILTVKSDDVVGRVKTYEAIVKGENVPEPGVPESFKVLIKELQSLGMDVKILSGDEEEIEMRDMEDEDDLQQVDTLNIIQDAPSLESEKVGSKE; encoded by the coding sequence TTGACAGGTCAACTAGTTCAGTATGGACGACACCGCCAACGAAGAAGTTACGCACGAATCAGTGAAGTTTTAGAATTACCAAATCTTATTGAAATCCAAACCTCTTCATATCAATGGTTTCTGGATGAGGGATTGCGTGAAATCTTCCAAGATATTTCACCAATTGAAGACTTTACTGGTAACCTATCACTGGAATTTATTGATTACAGCCTTGGCGATCCAAAGTATTCTGTAGAAGAATCAAAAGAACGGGACGTTACATATTCTGCTCCATTACGTGTAAAAGTACGTCTTGTAAACAAAGAAACAGGCGAAGTAAAAGATCAAGATGTATTCATGGGTGATTTCCCACTTATGACTGAAACGGGTACGTTCGTCATCAATGGAGCTGAACGCGTTATTGTTTCCCAATTAGTGCGTTCACCGAGCGTTTACTTTAGTGGAAAACTTGATAAAAATGGTAAAAAGGGTTTTACAGCGACTGTAATTCCGAACCGCGGCGCTTGGCTTGAGTATGAAACAGATGCCAAAGATGTCGTATATGTGAGAATAGATCGTACTCGGAAACTGCCCGTTACGGTTCTTTTGCGTGCATTAGGCTTCGGATCTGATCAAGAAATCATTGAATTGATCGGTGACAACGAGTACATTCGTAATACGCTAGAGAAGGATAACACGGAAGGTGTAGATAAAGCGCTCCTTGAAATCTATGAGCGTCTACGTCCAGGTGAACCGCCTACTGTAGAAAATGCGAAGAGTCTATTAGTTTCACGCTTCTTTGATCCAAAGCGCTACGACCTTGCAAATGTAGGACGCTATAAAATTAACAAGAAGCTTCATATTAAAAATCGTCTATTTAACCAACGTTTAGCAGAATCACTTGCTGATCCTGAAACAGGTGAAATTATCGCAGAAAAAGGAACAGTTCTAGATAGAAGAAACCTTGATAGAATTATTCCTGCTCTTGAAAAGAACGTTAATTTCAAAGGCTTTAATCCTGCTGGCGGTGTGGTTGAAGATGAAATCATCCTACAGGGCATCAAGATTTATGCACCTGGTGATGAGAACGAAAAAGTAATTAATGTATTGGGTAATGCCTATGTGGCAGAACCAATTAAAAATATCACTCCTGCAGATATCATTGCATCAATCAGCTATTTCTTCAACTTATTACATGGAGTAGGCGATACTGATGATATCGATCACTTAGGTAACAGACGTCTTCGTTCTGTTGGTGAATTGCTGCAAAACCAATTCCGTATTGGTTTATCCCGTATGGAACGTGTTGTTCGCGAAAGAATGTCCATTCAAGATACGGCAACAATCACACCACAACAGTTAATTAATATTCGTCCTGTTATCGCATCAATTAAAGAGTTCTTCGGAAGCTCTCAGTTATCTCAGTTCATGGATCAAACGAATCCACTTGCTGAGTTAACACATAAGCGTCGTCTATCAGCACTAGGACCTGGTGGTTTAACACGTGAGCGTGCAGGCTTTGAAGTACGTGACGTTCACTACTCTCACTATGGCCGTATGTGTCCGATTGAGACACCGGAAGGTCCGAACATCGGATTGATTAACTCACTTTCATCCTATGCAAAAGTAAACCGTTTCGGCTTTATTGAAACACCTTACCGTCGTGTAGATCCTGACACAGGCAAGGTAACAAGCCGTATCGATTACTTAACAGCGGATGAAGAAGATAACTATGTAGTAGCACAGGCGAATTCCCGTCTTGGTGATGACGGTTCGTTCATTGATGCAGATATTGTTGCACGTTTCCGCGGTGAGAACACAGTGGTAAACCGTGACCGTATCGACTACATGGATGTATCACCTAAACAGGTTGTTTCTGCGGCAACAGCTTGTATTCCATTCCTTGAAAACGATGACTCCAACCGTGCTTTGATGGGTGCGAACATGCAACGTCAAGCAGTACCTCTTATGCAGCCAGAGGCTCCAAGAGTGGGTACAGGTATGGAATATGTATCCGGAAAAGACTCCGGTGCAGCCGTTATTTGTAAGACTGACGGTATCGTGGAGCACGTAGAAGCCCGTGAAGTTTGGGTTCGTGAAATGAAAGAAGTAGATGGCCAAGAAGTAAAAGGCGATCTTAAAAAATATCGATTGTTAAAATTCATTCGTTCTAACCAAGGAACTTGTTACAACCAACGTCCGATTGTGGCTGTTGGCGACCGAGTGAAAAAAGGCGAAATTCTTGCTGATGGTCCTTCTATGGAACTTGGTGAGTTAGCGCTTGGACGTAACGTTCTAGTTGCCTTCATGACTTGGGATGGTTACAACTATGAAGATGCGATCATTATGAGTGAACGTCTTGTAAAAGATGATGTATATACATCCATTCATATTGAAGAATACGAGTCAGAATCTCGTGATACAAAGCTAGGGCCTGAAGAAATAACTCGTGATATTCCAAACGTTGGTGAAGATGCACTTCGTAACTTGGATGAACGCGGTATTATTCGTACAGGTGCGGAAGTAAAAGATGGTGACCTTCTAGTTGGTAAAGTAACACCTAAAGGTGTAACGGAATTAACGGCTGAAGAACGTCTATTACATGCAATCTTTGGAGAAAAAGCTCGTGAAGTACGTGATACATCATTACGTGTGCCACATGGCGGCGGCGGTATTGTTCATGATGTTAAAGTCTTCAATCGTGAAGATGGCGATGAACTGCCACCAGGTGTTAACCAGCTTGTCCGCGTTTATATCGTTCAGAAGCGTAAGATTCATGAAGGAGATAAAATGGCGGGTCGACATGGTAACAAAGGGGTAATCTCAAGAATTTTACCAGAAGAAGATATGCCTTATTTACCAGATGGTACACCAGTTGATATCATGTTAAACCCATTAGGGGTACCTTCACGTATGAACATCGGACAGGTGCTGGAGCTTCACCTTGGTATGGCTGCAAGAGCACTTAATATTCACGTTGCTACACCGGTATTTGATGGAGCGCGTGAGGAAGATGTTTGGGGAACAATTGAAGAAGCAGGTATGGCTCGAGATGCGAAAACTGTCTTATATGATGGCCGCTCCGGAGAACCATTCGATAACCGTGTATCCGTTGGTGTCATGTATATGATCAAACTTGCGCACATGGTTGACGATAAACTTCATGCTCGTTCAACTGGACCATACTCTCTTGTTACGCAGCAGCCACTTGGTGGTAAAGCACAATTTGGTGGACAGCGTTTCGGTGAGATGGAGGTTTGGGCACTTGAAGCTTACGGTGCTGCATATACTCTTCAAGAAATTCTTACAGTTAAGTCTGATGACGTGGTTGGTCGTGTGAAAACGTATGAAGCCATTGTCAAAGGTGAAAATGTTCCGGAACCAGGGGTTCCAGAATCATTCAAAGTATTAATCAAAGAACTTCAAAGCTTAGGTATGGATGTTAAAATCCTATCTGGTGATGAAGAAGAAATAGAAATGCGCGATATGGAAGACGAGGATGACTTACAACAAGTCGATACGTTGAACATTATCCAAGATGCTCCAAGCCTTGAATCTGAAAAAGTAGGTTCGAAAGAGTAA
- the secE gene encoding preprotein translocase subunit SecE, translating to MNRITKFFSDIAREMRKVSWPKRSELVRSTATVLSTVVFFAAFFAVLDLGISKLIRLILE from the coding sequence ATGAATCGCATAACGAAGTTTTTCAGTGATATTGCTCGTGAAATGAGAAAAGTAAGCTGGCCAAAGCGCAGTGAGCTAGTTCGTTCTACTGCTACTGTTTTATCGACTGTTGTTTTTTTCGCAGCATTCTTTGCTGTTCTTGATTTAGGAATTTCAAAATTGATTCGTTTAATTCTTGAATAA
- the rplL gene encoding 50S ribosomal protein L7/L12: MTKEQIIEAVKSMTVLELNDLVKAIEEEFGVTAAAPVAMVGGAGAAAVEEKTEFDVILAGAGDQKIKVIKVVREITGLGLKEAKDLVDNTPKPLKEGVSKEEAEAIKAKLDEVGANVEVK; the protein is encoded by the coding sequence ATGACTAAAGAACAAATCATTGAAGCAGTTAAATCTATGACTGTTTTAGAACTTAACGATCTTGTAAAAGCAATCGAAGAAGAATTCGGCGTAACTGCTGCTGCTCCTGTAGCAATGGTAGGCGGAGCTGGTGCTGCTGCTGTTGAAGAAAAAACAGAATTCGACGTTATCCTAGCTGGCGCTGGAGACCAAAAAATCAAGGTTATCAAAGTTGTTCGTGAAATCACTGGTCTTGGTCTTAAAGAAGCAAAAGATCTTGTTGACAACACTCCAAAGCCACTTAAAGAAGGCGTTTCTAAAGAAGAAGCTGAAGCAATCAAAGCTAAGCTTGATGAAGTTGGAGCTAACGTTGAAGTTAAGTAA
- the rplK gene encoding 50S ribosomal protein L11 yields MAKKVIKMVKLQIPAGKANPAPPVGPALGQAGVNIMGFCKEFNARTADQAGLIIPVEITVFEDRSFTFITKTPPAAVLLKVAAGIQSGSGQPNRNKVATVKRDKVREIAEQKMPDLNAASVEAAMRMVEGTARSMGIVIED; encoded by the coding sequence GTGGCTAAAAAAGTAATTAAGATGGTTAAATTACAAATCCCTGCTGGTAAAGCAAACCCAGCGCCACCGGTTGGTCCTGCATTAGGTCAAGCAGGTGTTAACATTATGGGATTCTGTAAAGAATTTAACGCCCGTACAGCAGATCAAGCTGGTTTGATTATCCCTGTTGAAATCACGGTATTTGAAGACCGTTCATTTACATTTATTACGAAAACTCCTCCTGCTGCCGTTCTTTTGAAAGTAGCAGCTGGAATCCAGTCTGGTTCAGGCCAGCCTAACCGTAATAAAGTAGCAACAGTAAAGCGTGATAAAGTACGCGAGATTGCGGAACAAAAAATGCCTGACCTTAACGCAGCTAGCGTTGAAGCAGCAATGCGCATGGTTGAAGGTACTGCACGCAGCATGGGTATCGTTATCGAAGACTAA